The Intrasporangium calvum DSM 43043 sequence GGAGTTCCCTTCTTCGTCCTCGACCGGCGCTACGGCGTGTCCGGCGCCCAGCCCGTCGAGGTGTTCGCGCAGGCCCTCGCCCAGGCCTGGACGTCCAAGGACGAGGAGCGCGAGCCCGCGATGTCCGGCGGCGGGTGCGGCGGGTGCGGACCCGAAGGCTGCGGCGGCGCCTGCAGCGCCTGAGCCCAGCCCGCGCCGGACGGTCGGGAGGCACCTGGCGGGCCCAGCGGCATACGGCCCCGCGTAGCGTGGAGGCATGTCGCATCCCGTCATGTTCGACGCGAGTGACCCCCACTACGTCCGGCTCCGGGAGATCTGCCTCGCCCTCCCCGGAGCGCAGGAGAAGATCGCGCACGGGCGACCGAACTTCTTCACCCGCAAGGTCTTCGCGGCCTTCGGCGGCTCCCTCAAGGGTGAGCACCGGTCGCCCGTCGCCCGCCACTCGGTGCTCTTCCTGCCCGACCCGAGCGAGCGGGCCGCGCTGCTCGACGACGAGCGCTGCTTCGTGCCGGCCTACGTCGGTGCCGCGGGCTGGCTCGGCCTCAGCTTCCATCTCATCGGCGGGGCGGACCTGGTCGACTGGGACGAGGTCGCCGAGCTGGTCGACGCGTCCTACCGACTCACCGCGCCCGCCCGACTCGTGAAGGAGCTCGATTCCCGTGCGTGACAGCTGGAGCCAGGACGAGGGGACGATCCGCGTCGAGTGGGGTCCGGTCGGGGCTCAGTCGCTCGTGTCGTATGCCGCTGAGCGCGGTCCCGTCGTCGCCGTCGTCGTCGACGTGCTGAGCTTCACGACAGCGGTGTCCGTGGCCGTCGACGGGGCGGTGACGGTCTGGCCGTACCGGTGGAAGGACGACTCTGCTGCGGCCTTCGCCCGGGAGCACGACGCCGAGCTCGCCGTGGGACGTGGTGCGGCGAAAGTCAGTGGCGGGATCAGCCTGTCGCCGTTGAGCATTCGCGATGCAGCGGGGTCGGTGGAGCGCCTGGTGCTGCCCTCTCCGAACGGGTCGACCGTCACCGCACTGCTGGACGGGGCGGGGGCCGTGGTGGCGGCCGGTTCGCTCCGCAACCGATCGGCGGTCGGGGCGTGGGCGGTCCGGGAGCTCGACGCGCTGGCCGCTGCCCCTGGACGCCAGGGCCGCGTCGGGGACCCGGCCGTGGTCATCGTCCCGGCCGGGGAGCGCTGGCCCAACGGCGGCCTGCGGCCGGCCGCGGAGGACCTCTGGGGCGCGGGCGCGATCGTCGACGCGATCGTCACCCGGCTCGAGCACCGGGCGGGCCCGATGCTGCTCAGCGCGGAGGCTGCCGTGGCGCTGGCGGCGTGGTCGTGGGTCGAGGACCGGGTGGGTCCGTCGCTCGAGGCGTGCGCCAGCGGGCGCGAGCTGGTCGACGACGGCTACCCCGAGGACGTGCAGATGGCGAGTGAGGTCGACGTGAGCGGCCGGGTGCCGGTCCTCGTGGACGGCGCCTTCCGCCCCGCCGCCAGCACCCCCTGACGATCGAAAGAGCAGTTCGTCCCCTCGATCACTGGCCGATGGCGCTCCAGAACGCGGCCGCTGCCTTGGACGGTCGCCCCGACCGGCGCTCCGACCGGTCGGCTGCCCCCATCAGCGCGGTCACGGCGTTGACCCCGAGCCAGCGCAACGGCTCCGGCTCCCACGGCCGTGACGTCCGCCCCGCCCAGGGGAGGGACGCGAGGTCGGCAGGGTCGTCGTCGCGGATCATCGCGGCGAGCGTGCGGCCGGCGAGCGCCGAGGTCGCGACGCCGTCCCCGACGTAGCCACCGGCGAAGGCCAGGCCGGTGCGCCGGTCGTGTCGCACGGCTGGGTACCAGTCCCGCGGCACGCCGAGGTTGCCGCCCCAGGAGTGGGTGAACCGCACGTCGCGCAGGACCGGGAAGAGGTCGACGAGGACCCGGCGGAGCGTGGCGTGGACGCGTTCGTCGCGTTCGTAGGCCGGCGACACCTTGGACGCGTAGTGGTAGGGCGCCCCGCGGCCCCCGAACGCGATGCGACCGTCCCGGGTGCGCTGGCCGTAGATGACGAGGTGGCGGTTGTCGGCGAAGGTGGCCCGGTCCCGCAGCCCGATCTGGTCCCAGACCTCGTCGGGGAGCGGCTCGGTCGCGGTCATGAGGGAGTAGACCGGAGCGAGGCTTCGGCGGCGGCCCGCCACCGTGGCGGTGTAGCCCTCGGTGGCGAGGACGATGTGCTCCGCGCGGATGGTCCCGTGGCGGGTGACGACGTGACGGCTGTGCACGTCGGTCGCGGCGGTCTGCTCGTGGATCGTCACGCCCCGCCGCTCGACGGCCCGGGCGAGCCCGCGGACGAGTCGGGCGGGGTGGATCGCCGCACAGTGCGGGGTCCACAAGCCGCCGATCGCGCCGTCGACCGCGGCGATCTGCTGGACCTCCGTCGCGCCGAGCAGCCGGTGGTCGTCCGCCCCGAACCCCCAGGCAGCGTGGTCGGCCAGCTGCGTGCGGATCCGCTCCAGCTGGGCCGGGTTCCGGGCCACGGACAGGGAGCCACCCTGGTCGAAGTGGCAGTCGATCCCCTCGGCTGCGGCCACCCGGCCCACCTCGGGGACGGTCTCGATGAGGACCCGCTGCATGCGGACGGCTCCCTCGCGGCCGCGGTCCACTGCCATCCGCCGCAGCGACGTGGGGAAGAGCGCGGAGCACCAGCCGCCGTTGCGTCCGGAGGCCCCGTAGCCGGCGATCTCCTTGTCGATGACCACGACCCGAAGGCTCGGGTCGGCGACGGCGAGGTGGTAGGCCGTCCACAACCCGGTGTAGCCGGCCCCGATGACCGCGACATCGACGTCGGTGTCGCCGGGGAGCGTCGGCCGCGGGGTGAGGTCTTCGTCGAGCGTGTCGTGCCACAGGCTGAGGCTGCGGTACTCGGACGGGGGCATAGGCGGCAGTATGCCGCGAAACGAAGGCGTTGACGATGGTCCTGCCACCGATCTCCCCCGAGATTTCTCCTCGACCTTCGGAATCAGTGGCGGGACTTGCTGTGGACAACCACTTCCGTAGAAGGGCTGCCATGGAGCACGATGAGCGACATGACCGACCACGCCCCGCTCGACCGGAGCCGCCTCGCCGCGCTGCACGCCAGGGAGCTGGGGGCCTTCCGGGCCGCCCGGCCCAGGTCGGCCGCCCTCGCTGAGCAGGCCCGGGCCCACCTGCCGGGCGGCGTGCCGATGAGCTGGATGGTGAAGTGGCCCGGCGACTTCCCCGTCTTCGTGGACCGGGCGCAGGGGGCGCACTTCACCTGTGTGGACGGCATCGACCACATCGACCTCTGCCTCGGCGACACCGGCGCGATGATGGGCCACTCGCCGGGGCCGACGGTCGAGGCGGTCCTGGCCCAGCTCGCCCGGGGCATCACGACGATGCTCCCGACCGAGGACGCGATCGCCGTGTCGACCGAGCTGTCCGAGCGCTTCGGTCTGCCCTACTGGCAGTTCACGCTGACCGCGACCGACGCGAACCGTCACGCGATCCGCTACGCCCGGCACCTCACCGGCCGCCGGAAGGTCGTCGTCCACGACTACTGCTACCACGGCTCGGTCGACGAGACGTTCGCGACGCTCGACGCAGCCGGCCGGACGACGAGCCGTCGCAACAACATCGGACCGCCGGTCGACCCGTCCGAGACCACACACGTCGTCGAGTTCAACGACGTCGACGGCCTCGAGCGGGCCCTCGCGGAGGGGGACGTGGCGGCGATCCTCGTGGAGCCCGCCCTCACGAACATCGGCATCGTCCTCCCGCACGCCGGCTACCACGCAGCGGTCCGGGAGCTGGCGACAAGCCACGGTGCGCTGCTCATCAACGACGAGACGCACACGATCTGCGCCGGCCCCGGGGGTGTCACGCGCGCTGAGGACCTCCACCCCGACTTCCTCGTCATCGGAAAGTCGATCGGGGGCGGCATCCCGTGCGGGACCTTCGGTTTCACCGCGGAGGTCGCCGACCGGATCGCCCGCTCGGTCGACCTCGAGGACATCGACGTCGGCGGCATCGGCGGCACGCTCGCCGGCAACGGTCTGTCGATGGCGGCGATGAGGGCGACGCTCGAGCAGGTCATGACGCAGGACGCCTTCGACCACATGGTGCCGCTGGCCCAGGCCTGGGCCGACGGCGTCCAGGCGGGGATCGACAGCGTCGCTGCACCGTGGCACGTGACCCGCCTCGGTGCCCGGGCCGAGTACAACTTCTCAGCCGAGCCGCCCCGCAACGGCCGGGAGGCGCACGACGCCGACGACTTCGAGCTGCAGCAGTACCTCCACCTCTACGCCCTCAACCGGGGCATCCTGCTGACGCCGTTCCACAACATGGCCCTGATGTCTCCGTCGACGACGCGCGGCGACGTGGACGCGCACACCGTGATGTTCGACGAGTGCCTGCGGGAGCTCTTCAGCCGGCCGTGACGGGAGGACACGTCGGGCTGGGAGCGAGCTCAGCGGCATCCGACCCGATCGGCCGTATGCCGCTCAGCTCGCTTCCCGACGGAAGGTGGCCTCAGGCGACGGTGACGTGGGCGAGCAGGAAGCCGACGGCCTGCGTGGCGGACCAGCCGGCCGGATGAGCGTCGAGCAGGCGGCGGGCGCCGTCGAGGTCCTGGCCGAGGGTGACGGCAGGCAGCTCGTCGTAGCCGTCGCGGCGGTGCTGCCCCATCCCGACGTCGGCCATGAGGGCGTTGCAGAGGCACTTGCGACCGAGCGTCCCCTCGAGCGAGCCGCCCTTCTTGACGTAGGCGTCCACCGGTTCTGCGGCGCAGCGGTAGCCCACCGAGCCGTCGACGCGCTCGAACGGCTCACGCAGGTAGGACAGGTCGCAGAGACGGGGCCGGGCGGCGTACTCGTCGGCCTCGGAGAGGGTGCCCGCCAGGCTGGCCACCTTGAACGGGAAGCCGGTCGGCGACGCGGCGGGGTCGTTGCGGACGACGAGCGTGCCGTCGGCGAGCCCGTCGAGGAGCTGGCGCCGGATGTCGGCCGTGATCCCGGACTCGTCGCAGAGCGCGAAGATCGTGCCGACCTGGACCCCCGCGGCACCCGCCTCGAGTGCCTCGGCGACGCGCTCGGGAGTCCCGTAGGCGCCGGCGAGCCAGAAGGGCAGGCCGAGCTTGGCCATCGCCTTGAGGTCGGCGAGGTCGCGGTCGCTGTAGATCGGCTGCCCGTCGTCGTCGAGGGTCAGCTTGCCGCGCGGTGGGGCGCTGTGGCCGCCGGCCACCGGTCCCTCGACGACGAAGCCGTCGGGCCGGATCGACTCGTCGCGATGGAGGTAGCCCGCGAGGCTGTGCAGGGAGATGATCGCGAGGAACTTCGGGCGGGTGAGTGCCGGGAGGCGCGCGCCGAGCACCTCGACGGGGTCGATGGTGCTCGTGTGGGTGCGCGTCGAGTCCTGGACGTCGATCGTCAGCGTGCCGGGGCGGCCCGCGGCGAGATCGGTGAGCAGCTGCGGGATCTCCCGCGGGATCCCGGCGCCCATGAGGACGTAGTCGACGCCGCCGACGATGGCCCCGAGGGCCGCCGACGGAGTGGCCATCTGGACCTTCTCGAGGAAGTTGATGCCGACGAGGCCGTCGTGGCCCTCCTTGGCGAGCCACACGTGGGCGAAGTTGCCGAGGACGGACATCTCCACGGCGCCCCGGCTGGGGTTGATCGTGAGCGTCGGGTTGGGCCGGTAGGGCGTGCCCTCGGCCCGGCCGCCCTCGACGAAGTAGCGGTCGAGCGCGCGCTGGACCATCTCCTGGTCGGGGAAGGCGGCGAGCGCCCGGCGCAGGTGGCCACCCGCGTCACCGTCCTGCAGGCCGCGGGCCAGGACCGCGTCGAGCGCGGTGCCCGAGACGACACCGAGCTGGCCCTGCTGGGAGACCGCGCGCGCCAGCGGCCAGGCCGAGACGTTGACCCCCATCCCGCCCTGGATGACGACAGGAACGCGCTGCGTTCGGTGCTCGCCCATGAACAAAACCTCCGCGACCGTAACCTACGCTCCCGTAGGTTGCTTGGGACAACGGTACGCCCTTGGGAGGGCCTTCCTGACCAGAGAGGGCCCCGGAAGGGGGTCCGTCTCGGATGGCAAACGGCTTCGGGGGTTGAGCGGATTGGGAGAAACCGGCGCGCCGTGCCGGTGGTGGTCGCCCCGGTGAACGGGGTGTTCCCGATCTGACCGCAGGCCGTGCTGACCCCTAGGTTGGGCACTGGCAACCACCCCCGGACCGGAGGAACCCATGAGCGAGACCCCACGTCGGCGCACCACCAAGCTCGGCATCGTCGGTGCCGGCGCCGTCGGAGCGACCCTCGCGTATGCCGCCCTGATGCGCGGCGCGGCGCAGACCGTCGCCCTCTACGACATCGATGCGGCGAAGGTGACGGCCGAGGCGCTCGACCTGGCCCACGGCATCCAGTTCATGCCGATGGCGCGCGTCGTCGGGTCGGACGACGTGGACGTGCTCGCCGACTGCGACGTCATCGCCTTCACCGCCGGCGCCAAGCAGAAGCCCGGCCAGACCCGGCTGGACCTCGCGGGCACGACGATCACGCTCGTCCAGAAGCTGATGCCCGAGCTGGTCCGCGTGGCGCCGCACGCCGTGCACCTGCTCGTGACCAACCCGGTCGACGTGGTCACCTACGCGGCCCTGCGGACGTCCGGGCTGCCACGCGAGCGAGTCTTCGGCTCGGGCACGGTCCTCGACTCGTCCCGGCTGCGGTTCCTGCTCGCCGAGCACACGGGGGTGGCCGTGCAGAACATCCACGCCTACATCGCGGGCGAGCACGGCGACTCGGAGCTGCCTCTGTGGAGCTCGGCGTCGATCGCCTCGGTGCCGCTGCTCGAGTGGACGGGGCTCGAGGGGCGCGGGCCGCTCAGCGCGGAGGACCGGGAGCGGATCGCCCGGGACGTCGTCGAGTCGGCCTACCAGATCATCGCGGGCAAGGGTGCGACGAACTACGCGATCGGCCTCGCGGCGTCGCGGATCATCGAGGCCGTCGTCAATGACGAGCGGCGGATCCTGCCCGTGTCGTCGCTCCTCGAGGACTACCACGGGATCAGCGACGTGTGCCTGTCGGTCCCGACGCTGGTGCACGCGGCGGGTGCGGGTGAGACGGTCGCCGTTCCGCTGACCGACCTGGAGCTCGCGGGCCTGCGCCGCTCGGCCGAGGCGGTCCGTGCGACGGCCCGGCAGTTCGGTCTCTGACCCCCGCCCTTCTGGCCGGATGCCGCTGAGCTCGCTCCCGGCGCAACCTCCCCGCCGCGCCTCCCGGACCGTCAGCGGCGCCACTCGGACGGGAGGGCCCCTATCGGTGGTTCGCTGTGCGGCCTACTCTGCCGAACTCGCTGTGGGCGCGCTCCACCCTTTGCGCGCGGGGGCGGCCATGATGGGAGGGTGAGCGCCGCGCGCCAGACCTATCACCACGGTGACCTGCGCCGCGCCCTGCTCGAGGAGGGGCTGGAGCTGGCGCGGGAGGGCGGGCCGGACGCCGTGGTCCTCCGGGAGGCGACTCGGAGGGCCGGGGTGTCCGCGAACGCCGCCTACCGTCACTTCGCCGACCGCGATGCGCTGCTGGCCGATGTCGTCTCGCGGGCCCAGGCCGAGGCCGCCGACGTCATCGCCCGGGCGATCGCCGAGGTCGATGAGTTCGCCGAGGTCGACCGGTTCGGGGAAGGCGGGGCCGGCGACCCCGCGTCGCGGGCCCGGGCCAGGTTCCGGGCCGTGGGCGTCGGGTACCTCCGCTTCGCCCTGACCGAGCCGGGCCTGTTCCGCACCGCCTTCGCCGTGCCGACGGACCTCAGCCGGTCCGCGTCGCCCGATGCGGCCGGTGCGGGCGGGCGCACCCCGTTCCAGCTGCTGTCGGACCAGCTCGACGAGATGCTCGTGACTGGCGTGCTCCCCGCTGCGGAGCGGCCGGGGGCGGAGCTGCTCGCCTGGTCGGCCGTCCACGGGCTCGCGATGCTGGCCCTCGAGGGCCCCCTCCGGGACCTACCGCGCACCGCCATCGATGCCCTGACCCCACGTCTCGTCCGAATGGTCGACCTCGGCCTCGGAGTGGTCCGGCCCCCGTCCGGCTGATGCCTCGACCGGCCAGCCGTAGGGTGGCGGCGTGAGCACGCAGGACTCCCTCGACCCCTCGTCCGACTCGGCCTTCTCGCTGCGGTCCGACGTCCCGGCCTTCTACCGACGCCTCGACCAGGACCTCTTCGCGCCGACGATCCACGTCCAGGGCGCCTGGCGCGACGACGAGCAGCACATGGCGCCCGTCGGCGGCCTGCTCATCCACGCGATCGACCGGCACGAGCCTCGCGACGGCATGCAGCTCGCCCGCGTCAGCTTCGACATCCTCGGGATGATCCCGGCACGACCGAGCCGGGTCGCGGTCCGCACCACCCGCCCCGGCCGGAGCATCGAGCTCGTCGAGGCCGTCCTGTCCGTGGACGGTCGGGACGTCGTCCGCGCGCACGCCTGGCGCCTGGCCGCCCACGACTCCTCTCCGGTTGCCGGTGTCGAGTTCGAGCCGATGCCCGGTCCGGATGACTTCCCCGAGTGGGACGGCACCGACCTCTGGCCGGGCGGCTACATCCGCGGGGTCGAGTTCCGCGCCGATCCGGCCCGCCGCCCGGGACGGACCCGGACGTGGATCCGCACGTCGCACGCCCTCGTGGACGCCGAGACGTGCTCGCCGACCGCTGACCTGATCCGCCTCGTCGACACGGCCAACGGCATTGCGGTGCGCGTCTCGCCGCAGGAGTGGATGTTCCCCAACGTCGACCTGACCATCCACCTCTTCCGCGAGCCCGTGCGCGGGTGGGTCGGTTTCGACACCACGGTGACGATGGGGACGACGGGGATGGGCCTGACCTCGACGACGCTCCACGACGAGCTCGGGCCGGTGGGACGCGCTGAGCAGATCCTCACCGTCCGCCCGATGACGCAGCCCTGACCCAGCCACGCCCTGAGGGACCCGGCCGTATGCCGCTGAGCTGAGCGGCATACGGCTCTCTCGTCAGGGGGGTGGCCGGCCGCGTCAGGCGGAGATCACTGGGGGACGGGGACGTTCGCGTTGAGCTCGATCGCCGCCGAGCACTCGCTCTCGAGGTCGAGCGTCTGGCCGGACGTGCTGGCCCGGTAGTCGACGGCGGCGCCGTCCGCCCGCTGTCCCGAGACGGTGAACTCGCCCTCACCGGACTCGGGGGTGAACTGGCCGGAGATGGTGAAGCCGTGCCCCTCGAGGTGCTCTCTCATCCCCGCGACCGCAGCCTTCGCGTCCTCGACCGGCTTGCCGAGGAGCAGCAGCTGGAGGGTGTGCTTGCCGGGCAGCCCGGTGCAGACCTGGCCACGGAGCCCGCCGATGGCGCCCGTCGACCAGGGGCGGCTGTCCTCGAAGGTCCAGCCGTCGGTGGCCGTCGCGGCAACGACCGCCTCGGCGAGCGGCACGAAGTCGGTCGCCACCTGCTCCGGTGACCGGTTCTGAACCGCCCCCGCGTCACCGGCCGAGCAGCCGGTCAGCCCGAGGAGCACGAGGGCCAGACTCGCGCGAGCGGCCCCCCTGGTCATGCGGCCGCCCATCAATTGTCCTCACGTCGAAGCCGATTCGTTCAGCGCCCGCCCGGACGCCTCGTGGAGCCTAGCGTGGGTGTCCAGCTGGTGAGACATCGAGATGGGCTCGGGCGGCACG is a genomic window containing:
- a CDS encoding MmcQ/YjbR family DNA-binding protein; the protein is MSHPVMFDASDPHYVRLREICLALPGAQEKIAHGRPNFFTRKVFAAFGGSLKGEHRSPVARHSVLFLPDPSERAALLDDERCFVPAYVGAAGWLGLSFHLIGGADLVDWDEVAELVDASYRLTAPARLVKELDSRA
- a CDS encoding 2-phosphosulfolactate phosphatase, producing MRDSWSQDEGTIRVEWGPVGAQSLVSYAAERGPVVAVVVDVLSFTTAVSVAVDGAVTVWPYRWKDDSAAAFAREHDAELAVGRGAAKVSGGISLSPLSIRDAAGSVERLVLPSPNGSTVTALLDGAGAVVAAGSLRNRSAVGAWAVRELDALAAAPGRQGRVGDPAVVIVPAGERWPNGGLRPAAEDLWGAGAIVDAIVTRLEHRAGPMLLSAEAAVALAAWSWVEDRVGPSLEACASGRELVDDGYPEDVQMASEVDVSGRVPVLVDGAFRPAASTP
- a CDS encoding nitronate monooxygenase; its protein translation is MGEHRTQRVPVVIQGGMGVNVSAWPLARAVSQQGQLGVVSGTALDAVLARGLQDGDAGGHLRRALAAFPDQEMVQRALDRYFVEGGRAEGTPYRPNPTLTINPSRGAVEMSVLGNFAHVWLAKEGHDGLVGINFLEKVQMATPSAALGAIVGGVDYVLMGAGIPREIPQLLTDLAAGRPGTLTIDVQDSTRTHTSTIDPVEVLGARLPALTRPKFLAIISLHSLAGYLHRDESIRPDGFVVEGPVAGGHSAPPRGKLTLDDDGQPIYSDRDLADLKAMAKLGLPFWLAGAYGTPERVAEALEAGAAGVQVGTIFALCDESGITADIRRQLLDGLADGTLVVRNDPAASPTGFPFKVASLAGTLSEADEYAARPRLCDLSYLREPFERVDGSVGYRCAAEPVDAYVKKGGSLEGTLGRKCLCNALMADVGMGQHRRDGYDELPAVTLGQDLDGARRLLDAHPAGWSATQAVGFLLAHVTVA
- a CDS encoding thioesterase family protein — translated: MSTQDSLDPSSDSAFSLRSDVPAFYRRLDQDLFAPTIHVQGAWRDDEQHMAPVGGLLIHAIDRHEPRDGMQLARVSFDILGMIPARPSRVAVRTTRPGRSIELVEAVLSVDGRDVVRAHAWRLAAHDSSPVAGVEFEPMPGPDDFPEWDGTDLWPGGYIRGVEFRADPARRPGRTRTWIRTSHALVDAETCSPTADLIRLVDTANGIAVRVSPQEWMFPNVDLTIHLFREPVRGWVGFDTTVTMGTTGMGLTSTTLHDELGPVGRAEQILTVRPMTQP
- a CDS encoding L-lactate dehydrogenase; the encoded protein is MSETPRRRTTKLGIVGAGAVGATLAYAALMRGAAQTVALYDIDAAKVTAEALDLAHGIQFMPMARVVGSDDVDVLADCDVIAFTAGAKQKPGQTRLDLAGTTITLVQKLMPELVRVAPHAVHLLVTNPVDVVTYAALRTSGLPRERVFGSGTVLDSSRLRFLLAEHTGVAVQNIHAYIAGEHGDSELPLWSSASIASVPLLEWTGLEGRGPLSAEDRERIARDVVESAYQIIAGKGATNYAIGLAASRIIEAVVNDERRILPVSSLLEDYHGISDVCLSVPTLVHAAGAGETVAVPLTDLELAGLRRSAEAVRATARQFGL
- a CDS encoding NAD(P)/FAD-dependent oxidoreductase produces the protein MPPSEYRSLSLWHDTLDEDLTPRPTLPGDTDVDVAVIGAGYTGLWTAYHLAVADPSLRVVVIDKEIAGYGASGRNGGWCSALFPTSLRRMAVDRGREGAVRMQRVLIETVPEVGRVAAAEGIDCHFDQGGSLSVARNPAQLERIRTQLADHAAWGFGADDHRLLGATEVQQIAAVDGAIGGLWTPHCAAIHPARLVRGLARAVERRGVTIHEQTAATDVHSRHVVTRHGTIRAEHIVLATEGYTATVAGRRRSLAPVYSLMTATEPLPDEVWDQIGLRDRATFADNRHLVIYGQRTRDGRIAFGGRGAPYHYASKVSPAYERDERVHATLRRVLVDLFPVLRDVRFTHSWGGNLGVPRDWYPAVRHDRRTGLAFAGGYVGDGVATSALAGRTLAAMIRDDDPADLASLPWAGRTSRPWEPEPLRWLGVNAVTALMGAADRSERRSGRPSKAAAAFWSAIGQ
- a CDS encoding TetR/AcrR family transcriptional regulator translates to MSAARQTYHHGDLRRALLEEGLELAREGGPDAVVLREATRRAGVSANAAYRHFADRDALLADVVSRAQAEAADVIARAIAEVDEFAEVDRFGEGGAGDPASRARARFRAVGVGYLRFALTEPGLFRTAFAVPTDLSRSASPDAAGAGGRTPFQLLSDQLDEMLVTGVLPAAERPGAELLAWSAVHGLAMLALEGPLRDLPRTAIDALTPRLVRMVDLGLGVVRPPSG
- a CDS encoding aspartate aminotransferase family protein, yielding MTDHAPLDRSRLAALHARELGAFRAARPRSAALAEQARAHLPGGVPMSWMVKWPGDFPVFVDRAQGAHFTCVDGIDHIDLCLGDTGAMMGHSPGPTVEAVLAQLARGITTMLPTEDAIAVSTELSERFGLPYWQFTLTATDANRHAIRYARHLTGRRKVVVHDYCYHGSVDETFATLDAAGRTTSRRNNIGPPVDPSETTHVVEFNDVDGLERALAEGDVAAILVEPALTNIGIVLPHAGYHAAVRELATSHGALLINDETHTICAGPGGVTRAEDLHPDFLVIGKSIGGGIPCGTFGFTAEVADRIARSVDLEDIDVGGIGGTLAGNGLSMAAMRATLEQVMTQDAFDHMVPLAQAWADGVQAGIDSVAAPWHVTRLGARAEYNFSAEPPRNGREAHDADDFELQQYLHLYALNRGILLTPFHNMALMSPSTTRGDVDAHTVMFDECLRELFSRP